Proteins encoded together in one Anopheles darlingi chromosome 3, idAnoDarlMG_H_01, whole genome shotgun sequence window:
- the LOC125954627 gene encoding insulin-like growth factor-binding protein complex acid labile subunit: MFKYRVLIVSLFLASQLYVGWTAPSAPLTKMCYYSKENAGYECVFANVQIGEYEIVTTEFFAADIRSENITSLVFQNSTIFKLPKVLLSAFPNATVLKMEHLQLNTIEQGAFDQAQQLEQLYLNFNNISQLEPGVFSGLQSLFLLDLDGNGLLQFPAGLFPSASNLYSISIMNNRLTRIEDNTFANAPELGYVYASSNNIEHFDLSLIPEAVMVNVSYNRLTEVKIPTKLKHLYASNNRINRVLSKGENKRLKELYLSHNKLTDISWVAKFPELKTLDLRNNELTDVVSEHFPAQTKLKTLLLKNNRLVTFDLTKVSLEQLRVLDLSNNQLTSVERNSALFDKVQKLYLQNNSIKTLKLSANNSIKEIWLTHNDWDCANLRQLLQVIDFSATLGHDFSCKPGYTLLTELCCKEHNIR, encoded by the exons ATGTTCAAATATAGAGTGCTTATAGTGAG CTTGTTcttggccagccagctctaCGTTGGTTGGACAGCGCCAAGTGCTCCGTTAACCAAAATGTGTTACTACAGCAAAGAGAACGCAGGTTACGAGTGTGTTTTTGCAAACGTTCAGATCGGTGAATACGAGATCGTGACGACGGAGTTCTTTGCCGCCGATATACGTTCGGAAAACATTACTTCGTTAGTGTTCCAGAACTCAACCATCTTCAAATTGCCCAAAGTGTTGTTATCCGCATTTCCAAACGCTACAGTGCTCAAGATGGAGCATCTGCAACTGAATACGATAGAACAAGGAGCGTTCGATCAGGCTCAACAGTTGGAGCAGCTATATCTTAACTTCAACAACATTAGCCAGCTGGAACCGGGTGTTTTTAGTGGGTTGCAGTCGCTATTTTTGCTAGACCTAGATGGAAACGGTCTGTTACAATTCCCGGCGGGATTGTTCCCATCGGCATCGAATCTATATTCCATTTCGATCATGAACAATCGGCTTACACGCATAGAGGACAATACCTTCGCGAATGCACCCGAACTCGGGTACGTCTATGCCTCTAGTAACAACATCGAACACTTTGACCTGAGCCTTATCCCCGAGGCGGTCATGGTGAATGTGAGCTACAACAGGCTGACGGAAGTGAAGATTCCGACAAAGTTGAAACATCTGTATGCATCCAACAATCGGATCAATCGCGTCTTGTCGAAAGGAGAAAACAAACGACTGAAAGAACTCTACCTATCGCACAACAAACTGACCGATATCTCCTGGGTAGCTAAGTTTCCCGAACTAAAAACCCTCGATTTGAGGAACAACGAACTCACGGATGTCGTTTCCGAGCATTTTCCAGCTCAAACCAAACTGAAAACGCTATTGCTGAAAAATAATCGACTGGTAACCTTCGATCTAACGAAGGTATCACTGGAGCAGCTTCGAGTATTGGATTTGTCTAACAATCAGTTGACGTCCGTCGAGCGTAATAGTGCGTTGTTTGATAAAGTTCAAAAGCTTTACCTGCAAAACAATAGCATCAAGACGCTGAAGCTAtcggccaacaacagcataaaGGAAATTTGGTTGACTCACAATGACTGGGATTGTGCAAACCTGCGTCAGCTGCTCCAGGTGATCGACTTCAGTGCTACTCTAGGGCATGATTTCTCATGCAAACCGGGCTACACGTTGCTCACGGAATTGTGCTGCAAGGAGCACAACATTCGCTGA